CTTGGTTTTGCCTTTACCTGCACCTTGTTGGTATTTGGGGTGTGAGTAAAACGGTGCTTTCTTTATCCAAAGCTTGAGCGCATGCCAGTAAATACCCGTGACTACTTTTACTGCCATAATTGGGGTTGCGATCAAATGCTTAAGTAATACTTTCGAGCTAAACGGTTGTTTAGTCATCTTAAGCGTAGCATCAAACTCTTTTTTCTCCCGATGGCACTCGAGATGAATAGACAGCTTGTCGCGCAGCGGCTTTAACTTCCATACGTACTGTTGCTCAATCGGGTTAAACGGTGATACGTGGAACGCTTTTTGATGACGCCAAGTAGATTCATCTTTCGCATCCAGCAAGTAATAATGACGTTCATTCCACGGCGTATTGCTCACTTCTGCCAATAAATAACGCCACTCATCGAGTTGATCATAAAGATAGTAGAAATTGACCGGGCTAAAATAGAGACCGAAATAGCGTAAATGAACCACCGCCTCAACGCGCCCCTGCAGGTGCTCGG
The sequence above is drawn from the Vibrio sinaloensis genome and encodes:
- a CDS encoding DUF1365 domain-containing protein, with amino-acid sequence MEDACRSRLLVGSVRHRRFTPVVHALDYGLFMPMLDLDEIEVLKQKVWGFGDRWWHWARFKREDYLGQGSLKSAVYEKAQQLGAEHLQGRVEAVVHLRYFGLYFSPVNFYYLYDQLDEWRYLLAEVSNTPWNERHYYLLDAKDESTWRHQKAFHVSPFNPIEQQYVWKLKPLRDKLSIHLECHREKKEFDATLKMTKQPFSSKVLLKHLIATPIMAVKVVTGIYWHALKLWIKKAPFYSHPKYQQGAGKGKTKHEAEQ